The Fulvivirga ligni genome window below encodes:
- a CDS encoding T9SS type A sorting domain-containing protein, protein MSALIKTAYFAVCLVFATFLSVVPLNVFALSELENVSSNFPIKSPEIIEGPYLNSYIRISFIVNHVSCHGANDGNIYVWTTGNGNYEFDILWSTGSTSNTLTNLSPGVYTIIASDDEGNQTQASVAIYDAEQLEAEVEVESICSESLTLNFYGNTGAGDNEIGWPEPDPGYYAYSLDGQNYTNLSSRVKKDRVQGEGNVSCSDIVLTEKGSLYTAFTGSHNFGTEELNPDLESYLVKLSRANEIEWYQGVTINDENAKVEVDDADNVYWAVGTGGFSWQTIGDTEFYIDGVAVIKLSADGDYLWHRIFPQDDFVVGVSTDFYGNVYLATNKKIYKYDETGFPQWSKSYSYTPYGFASLVDPKSNLIQFDVSATGDVFMAAASGTYLSVGSDLVEQNFGLALISLDSDGYRKWSRREGSASDELYVSGLAAGPVGAVGLALEIREKFFEYEGHSFGDSYVNAFLSFDANDGELSLPRAIVRYDDPSQHDLAKVTGLAVDVNGNFFLTGVDSTGNQYNPGGQYFMKFDVFGEENFYNNDDSFSYFEHTPLSANKNGVAWAAHSVGSNSNQGRMEIVEYGPQSRVTIPYAGQSQVFVKNAAGCEAVVNIDFEDFQPLPICYVSQANENNIILWSDDYEGIVDVFKETTSNGDFELIGTSTVGLNYFQDINSDTEVRSYKYKIRPAGECDAQEFSPAHKTLHLTANLSNRGETNLIWDKYEGVEYNSFLIYSGFSPENLEFVTEVPSHLFTYTADFSVRGPYFQIVIEADLDCEIEEAVSGAKVAQGESNNLIKSNILNTLEVDALQLFPVPAKEYLKVLFKGNGSDYQLKMFDVKGAVRYQATVNEAVQIPVNSLTPGLYTISLINASGKSESRHVVVE, encoded by the coding sequence ATGAGTGCTTTAATTAAAACTGCATACTTTGCGGTATGCCTCGTCTTTGCCACATTTTTAAGTGTAGTGCCATTAAATGTTTTCGCTCTTTCTGAGCTTGAGAACGTGTCAAGCAACTTCCCAATTAAAAGTCCCGAGATTATCGAAGGGCCTTATCTCAATTCTTACATCAGGATTTCTTTTATTGTAAATCATGTCAGCTGTCATGGTGCTAATGATGGAAATATATATGTATGGACTACTGGTAATGGTAATTATGAATTTGATATTCTTTGGAGTACAGGATCTACTTCAAATACTCTGACTAACCTAAGCCCGGGTGTATATACTATTATAGCTAGTGATGATGAGGGTAATCAAACCCAGGCTTCTGTGGCTATTTATGATGCGGAGCAGTTAGAGGCTGAAGTTGAGGTTGAATCTATATGCTCAGAAAGTTTAACTCTAAATTTCTATGGTAACACCGGTGCTGGTGATAATGAAATTGGATGGCCAGAACCTGATCCTGGGTATTATGCTTACAGTCTGGATGGACAAAATTATACTAATTTATCTTCGCGGGTTAAAAAAGATCGTGTTCAAGGGGAGGGCAATGTTAGTTGTTCGGATATTGTATTAACAGAGAAAGGATCATTGTATACGGCTTTCACTGGTTCTCATAATTTCGGTACAGAGGAATTGAACCCTGATCTGGAGTCTTACTTGGTTAAGTTAAGTAGAGCAAATGAGATAGAATGGTATCAAGGTGTTACTATAAACGATGAAAATGCTAAAGTTGAGGTTGACGATGCTGATAATGTTTATTGGGCTGTTGGGACTGGGGGCTTCAGTTGGCAGACTATAGGAGATACTGAATTTTATATTGATGGGGTGGCTGTAATAAAGTTATCTGCTGATGGAGATTATTTATGGCATAGAATTTTTCCTCAGGATGATTTTGTGGTTGGGGTGTCAACGGATTTTTATGGCAATGTTTACTTAGCTACTAATAAAAAAATTTATAAGTATGATGAGACAGGATTTCCTCAATGGAGTAAGTCATATAGTTATACGCCATATGGTTTCGCGTCACTTGTTGATCCGAAAAGTAATCTAATTCAGTTTGATGTCAGTGCTACCGGTGATGTTTTTATGGCTGCTGCTAGCGGTACTTACCTGAGTGTAGGTTCGGATTTAGTGGAGCAAAATTTTGGCTTAGCTTTAATTTCTCTTGATTCAGATGGATATCGAAAGTGGTCTAGAAGAGAGGGTTCTGCGAGTGATGAGCTCTATGTGTCAGGGCTTGCGGCCGGACCTGTGGGTGCAGTGGGGCTTGCCTTAGAAATTAGAGAGAAGTTTTTTGAATATGAAGGACATTCTTTTGGGGATTCTTATGTTAACGCCTTCTTATCTTTTGATGCTAATGATGGGGAGTTAAGTCTGCCACGAGCCATAGTGAGGTATGATGATCCAAGTCAACATGATCTGGCTAAAGTAACTGGTCTCGCTGTGGATGTAAATGGTAATTTCTTCCTTACAGGCGTTGATAGCACGGGAAATCAATATAATCCTGGTGGTCAATATTTTATGAAGTTTGATGTGTTTGGTGAAGAAAATTTCTATAACAATGATGACTCTTTTTCTTATTTTGAACACACTCCTCTATCAGCTAATAAAAATGGTGTCGCCTGGGCTGCTCATAGTGTCGGCTCCAATTCTAATCAGGGTAGAATGGAAATAGTAGAGTATGGTCCCCAATCTAGGGTGACTATTCCTTACGCTGGTCAATCTCAGGTTTTTGTGAAAAATGCAGCGGGGTGTGAGGCAGTTGTAAATATAGATTTTGAGGATTTTCAACCGTTGCCAATTTGCTACGTGTCACAAGCAAATGAGAATAATATCATTCTATGGTCGGATGATTATGAAGGCATAGTGGATGTATTTAAGGAGACTACATCTAATGGTGACTTTGAGTTAATAGGTACATCTACTGTTGGGCTAAATTATTTTCAGGATATTAATTCTGATACTGAAGTAAGAAGTTATAAGTATAAAATAAGGCCTGCAGGGGAGTGTGATGCTCAGGAGTTTTCACCGGCGCATAAAACTTTACATCTTACAGCTAATCTTTCAAATAGAGGAGAAACAAATTTGATTTGGGATAAGTATGAGGGGGTAGAGTATAATAGCTTTTTGATTTATAGTGGTTTTAGTCCTGAAAATTTGGAATTTGTAACGGAAGTTCCATCTCATCTATTTACCTACACAGCTGATTTTTCAGTGAGAGGACCATACTTCCAAATAGTCATTGAAGCCGATCTTGATTGTGAAATTGAAGAGGCTGTGAGCGGTGCAAAGGTTGCTCAAGGCGAATCCAATAATCTGATTAAGTCGAACATTCTCAATACCTTGGAGGTGGATGCGCTTCAGTTATTCCCTGTGCCAGCCAAAGAATATCTGAAAGTCTTATTCAAGGGGAATGGCTCTGATTATCAATTGAAAATGTTTGATGTGAAAGGAGCGGTTAGATATCAGGCTACAGTGAATGAGGCGGTTCAAATACCTGTGAATAGCTTAACTCCTGGTCTTTATACTATTAGTTTGATCAATGCTTCTGGAAAATCAGAAAGCAGACATGTAGTAGTTGAATAA
- a CDS encoding Nramp family divalent metal transporter has protein sequence MKSLGDANASINATNKKGFWKKLFAFMGPAYLVSVGYMDPGNWATDIAGGSEFGYTLIWVLLMSNLMAVLLQSLSARLGLVRKMDLAQASRATYPKFVNFCLYILAEIAIAATDLAEVLGMAIGLQLLFDLPLLWGVGLTVGDTLLFLILQNYGMRKMEAFIVSLVAIIGGAFFIEMLFAKPDMGELAQGFIPTIPNHSALYIAIGIIGATVMPHNLYLHSSLVQTRKISPTSKGMWAAIKFNVIDSAVALNMAFFVNAAILVLAAATFYRNGMYDIAEIQDAHKLLAPMLGSKWASILFAVALIAAGQSSTITGTLAGQIVMEGYLHLRIQPWLRRLLTRLIAIIPALLVISIYGEKETGKMLIFSQVVLSLQLGFAVIPLIHFVSDKKKMGQFAIKLWMQVAAWIIAAIVVVLNGKLVIDEIQGWMAEAGSNSYLIWITIVPLAIAVLLLLLYITFKPILKEHPIHITKTPHGTYTPLDFHEEKEYKRIAIAVDFSKIDNKTINSALAQGGTNAEYSLIHIVESAGAIVMGSDIDDLESTEDALYLHKYRDQLTAAGYKVSEYLGYGNPKRTIPKLVKEFDADLLVMGSHGHGWLKDIIFGTTVSGVRHRLNIPLFIVRGEE, from the coding sequence ATGAAGTCATTAGGAGACGCAAATGCCTCCATAAATGCCACTAACAAAAAAGGGTTTTGGAAGAAACTTTTTGCCTTCATGGGCCCCGCCTACCTGGTGAGTGTTGGGTACATGGATCCGGGCAACTGGGCCACTGATATTGCAGGTGGAAGTGAGTTCGGATACACCTTAATTTGGGTATTGCTAATGTCCAATTTAATGGCAGTATTATTACAAAGCCTTTCAGCCCGATTAGGCCTTGTAAGGAAGATGGATTTGGCCCAGGCGTCACGAGCGACCTACCCTAAGTTCGTCAATTTTTGCCTGTACATTTTGGCCGAGATTGCCATTGCCGCCACCGACCTGGCCGAGGTTTTAGGGATGGCCATTGGCCTCCAACTTCTCTTCGACTTACCCCTACTTTGGGGCGTCGGTCTGACCGTTGGAGACACCCTTCTTTTCCTGATACTTCAGAACTATGGCATGAGAAAAATGGAGGCCTTCATTGTGAGTTTAGTGGCCATCATCGGAGGAGCATTTTTCATTGAGATGCTCTTCGCCAAACCGGACATGGGAGAGCTTGCTCAAGGCTTCATTCCGACCATCCCAAATCACAGTGCTTTGTACATCGCGATCGGCATCATTGGAGCCACCGTAATGCCTCACAATCTCTACCTTCATTCATCCCTGGTTCAGACCCGAAAGATCAGTCCAACATCCAAGGGTATGTGGGCTGCCATAAAGTTTAATGTCATCGATTCTGCCGTCGCTTTGAACATGGCATTTTTTGTGAACGCCGCCATCCTGGTTTTGGCCGCCGCCACCTTTTACCGCAACGGCATGTATGACATTGCTGAGATTCAAGATGCTCACAAGCTGCTCGCCCCCATGCTTGGGTCCAAGTGGGCGTCTATACTTTTTGCTGTGGCTTTGATTGCTGCAGGGCAAAGCTCAACCATTACCGGAACACTCGCGGGACAAATTGTAATGGAAGGCTACTTACACCTTCGTATACAACCATGGCTAAGAAGGCTTTTAACACGCCTTATAGCGATTATCCCAGCGCTACTGGTAATATCTATCTACGGAGAAAAAGAAACCGGGAAAATGCTTATTTTCAGCCAGGTTGTTTTAAGCCTTCAATTAGGCTTCGCCGTAATCCCACTAATTCACTTTGTCTCTGATAAGAAGAAGATGGGTCAGTTTGCCATAAAGCTGTGGATGCAAGTTGCAGCATGGATCATTGCAGCGATAGTAGTAGTGCTAAATGGCAAGTTGGTAATTGATGAAATCCAAGGCTGGATGGCTGAAGCAGGCAGTAACTCCTACCTCATCTGGATTACCATAGTACCATTGGCAATTGCAGTGCTATTACTGCTCTTGTACATTACTTTTAAACCTATTTTAAAGGAACACCCTATTCACATCACCAAAACTCCTCACGGCACCTACACGCCTTTGGATTTTCATGAAGAGAAAGAATACAAACGAATTGCCATTGCTGTTGATTTCTCAAAAATTGATAACAAAACTATCAACAGCGCCTTGGCGCAGGGAGGCACTAATGCAGAGTACTCATTAATCCATATTGTAGAATCAGCCGGAGCTATTGTAATGGGAAGTGACATCGACGACCTGGAATCTACTGAAGATGCTTTATACCTGCACAAGTACAGAGACCAACTTACAGCCGCTGGCTACAAAGTATCAGAGTATTTGGGATACGGGAATCCAAAAAGAACCATCCCTAAGTTGGTTAAAGAATTTGATGCAGACCTTCTGGTGATGGGATCACACGGCCACGGATGGCTTAAGGATATTATATTCGGAACCACCGTAAGTGGCGTGAGACACAGACTCAATATTCCACTTTTTATAGTTAGAGGAGAAGAGTAG
- a CDS encoding metal-dependent transcriptional regulator, with protein sequence MLSFTEENYLKTIYHIFEETSAPVSTNSIAEAMNTKAASVTDMIKKLSAKGVISYQKYKGVKISETGEKEALQVIRKHRLWETFLVEKLKFNWDEVHDVAEQLEHIKSPLLIKRLDEFLGHPKYDPHGDPIPDENGEFKAKPQTPLSQCENGQEGIVISVKDASSTFLQYVGKIGVYIGAKIRVMEKVEFDGSLEILIDNKRTIFISKEVSENIWIAE encoded by the coding sequence ATGTTAAGCTTCACAGAAGAGAATTATTTAAAAACTATCTACCATATTTTTGAAGAAACCAGCGCTCCGGTTTCAACAAATTCCATTGCCGAAGCCATGAATACTAAGGCTGCTTCGGTCACGGATATGATCAAGAAATTATCAGCAAAAGGAGTCATCTCCTACCAGAAATATAAGGGCGTAAAAATTTCTGAAACGGGTGAAAAAGAAGCGCTCCAAGTCATCAGAAAACACCGACTTTGGGAAACCTTTTTAGTGGAGAAATTGAAGTTCAATTGGGACGAAGTTCATGACGTTGCGGAGCAACTGGAACACATCAAATCTCCTCTCCTAATTAAGCGTCTCGATGAGTTTCTCGGACACCCAAAATACGACCCACATGGCGACCCAATTCCTGATGAAAATGGTGAGTTTAAAGCCAAGCCTCAGACACCACTTTCGCAGTGCGAAAATGGGCAGGAAGGAATAGTAATTTCAGTGAAAGATGCGAGCTCAACTTTCCTTCAATATGTAGGTAAAATTGGCGTATATATTGGAGCAAAAATCAGGGTCATGGAGAAGGTAGAATTCGATGGATCTTTAGAGATTTTGATCGACAACAAAAGGACCATTTTTATATCAAAAGAAGTATCAGAAAATATTTGGATTGCAGAGTAA
- a CDS encoding glycosyltransferase, whose amino-acid sequence MKQHKLVLASVLKPVNETRMYEKFGLSLDQTSKYEINIIGFYSKNLPSNNNITFHPIFHFPRISVKRIFKSYLYLKKLYQIKPEIIIISTHELLLPTTIFKILFGCKVVYDIQENHFRNILYTKHFPKLIRPLLAGYVRAKEYLTSPLVDHYFLAEKEYENELHFGRQKRTVLENKYLPISANKTTHFSHENPSENLSKTEDVSPTKMGPKNRDEIQLIFSGTLAESTGVFDAIELAKSLHNIEPKVQLEIIGYSPVPDIVKRLKSAAQNHPFTTLIGGDELVPHHVILDHISKADFGIVFYPANKSTVNSIPTKIYEYLGCTLPILLQPHPKWVELCERYSAHLVFTPNKTSPNDLMKAMKSSSFYVTTPGDEILWKSEENKLIKMIDSIIHK is encoded by the coding sequence ATGAAACAACACAAACTCGTTTTAGCATCTGTACTAAAGCCTGTAAATGAAACTCGTATGTACGAGAAGTTTGGCCTTTCATTAGACCAAACAAGTAAATATGAAATTAATATCATAGGGTTTTATTCAAAAAATCTTCCCTCCAATAATAATATCACTTTTCATCCTATTTTTCACTTTCCTAGAATCAGTGTTAAGCGTATATTCAAATCATATTTATACTTAAAAAAACTATATCAAATAAAGCCGGAAATTATAATCATTTCCACCCATGAACTCCTATTACCTACTACTATTTTCAAGATTCTTTTTGGCTGCAAAGTGGTCTATGATATTCAAGAAAATCACTTCAGAAACATCCTTTACACCAAGCATTTTCCAAAGCTAATTCGGCCTCTTTTGGCTGGCTATGTAAGAGCCAAAGAGTACCTCACCAGTCCGCTGGTAGACCATTACTTTTTGGCTGAAAAAGAGTATGAAAATGAGCTACATTTTGGGCGCCAAAAAAGAACAGTTTTAGAGAATAAATACCTTCCAATTTCGGCTAATAAAACCACTCATTTTTCACACGAAAATCCGAGTGAAAATCTATCCAAAACGGAAGACGTTTCTCCCACTAAAATGGGTCCAAAAAACCGTGATGAAATTCAGCTAATTTTTAGCGGAACATTGGCTGAAAGCACAGGTGTTTTTGATGCCATAGAACTGGCAAAATCTCTGCACAATATCGAGCCGAAAGTTCAGCTTGAAATCATAGGATATTCACCTGTGCCAGACATAGTGAAGAGACTAAAATCAGCAGCACAAAACCACCCATTTACCACCCTGATCGGAGGTGATGAACTAGTACCTCATCATGTTATTTTAGATCACATCTCCAAGGCCGATTTCGGCATCGTATTTTACCCTGCCAATAAGAGTACAGTGAACAGCATTCCTACCAAAATTTATGAGTACCTGGGGTGTACCTTACCGATACTTTTACAGCCTCATCCGAAGTGGGTAGAACTGTGCGAAAGATACAGCGCCCACCTTGTATTCACCCCAAACAAAACATCTCCTAATGACCTCATGAAAGCCATGAAATCCTCATCCTTTTACGTGACCACTCCAGGGGATGAAATCCTATGGAAAAGTGAAGAAAATAAGCTTATAAAAATGATTGATTCAATAATTCATAAATAG
- a CDS encoding 2,3,4,5-tetrahydropyridine-2,6-dicarboxylate N-succinyltransferase yields MELKEIVENAWEDRSLLTEKDVQIAVKTIVGELDEGSKRVAEFNGSEWVVNDWIKKAVILYFPLMKMQTIEVGPFEFHDKIKLKNNYEKMGVRVVPHAIARYGSFLSRGVVMMPSYVNIGAYVDEGTMVDTWATVGSCAQIGKNVHLSGGVGIGGVLEPVQAAPVIIEDNAFIGSRCIVVEGVRVGKEAVLGANVVLTGSSKIIDVTGDEPVEMKGYVPERSVVIPGSYTKKFPAGEYQVPCALIIGKRKESTDKKTSLNDALRENNVVV; encoded by the coding sequence ATGGAATTAAAAGAAATTGTAGAAAACGCCTGGGAAGACAGGTCATTATTAACTGAGAAGGACGTACAAATAGCAGTAAAAACGATAGTGGGAGAGTTGGATGAAGGGTCAAAAAGAGTGGCCGAATTCAATGGCTCAGAATGGGTAGTAAATGACTGGATTAAGAAGGCTGTTATCCTTTATTTTCCGCTCATGAAAATGCAGACTATTGAGGTAGGTCCATTCGAATTTCACGACAAAATTAAGCTAAAAAATAACTATGAAAAGATGGGTGTTAGGGTAGTACCTCACGCCATTGCAAGGTATGGTTCTTTCCTAAGTAGAGGAGTAGTTATGATGCCTTCTTATGTAAACATTGGAGCCTATGTGGACGAGGGTACCATGGTGGATACCTGGGCTACCGTTGGTAGTTGTGCTCAGATTGGTAAGAACGTTCACCTTAGTGGAGGTGTTGGTATTGGTGGTGTATTAGAGCCTGTGCAGGCTGCCCCGGTTATTATTGAAGATAACGCTTTCATCGGATCCAGATGTATAGTGGTGGAAGGTGTAAGAGTGGGTAAAGAAGCTGTACTTGGAGCTAATGTAGTACTTACAGGTAGCTCTAAAATTATAGATGTTACAGGAGATGAGCCAGTAGAAATGAAAGGTTATGTACCTGAAAGATCTGTGGTTATTCCTGGTTCATACACAAAGAAATTCCCTGCTGGTGAATATCAGGTGCCTTGCGCTTTAATCATAGGAAAAAGAAAAGAAAGCACAGATAAGAAAACGTCCTTAAATGACGCTTTAAGAGAAAATAACGTAGTCGTTTAG
- a CDS encoding DUF3108 domain-containing protein produces MKKLIPLLITCIALSAFTVGDEEVYTDVANDSFFKGEKLEYKVSFGIFSIGEAEMVIQDNFYRVNHRDCYKIDVYGKTTGMVDWVAKVDDHWGAYVDSAALVPHISYRNIKEGNYRKNEVTRFDHRSNQIETKVMDKKTGEYKEPNYFYAPEDIRDMLAGFLYMRTMDFSNMKKNEVFTVKGFFEDTFYELDVRYKDTEKIKTKAGKFKAIKLAPIMPDNKLFDGEDSILVWLSNDKNKVPLKIEAKMFIGSTDVELSGYHNLRNEINKID; encoded by the coding sequence ATGAAAAAATTAATACCACTTTTAATCACATGTATAGCCCTTTCTGCTTTTACTGTTGGAGATGAAGAGGTGTATACCGATGTAGCTAATGATAGTTTCTTTAAAGGGGAAAAATTAGAATACAAGGTCAGTTTCGGTATATTTTCGATAGGTGAGGCAGAAATGGTTATTCAAGATAACTTTTACCGTGTAAACCACAGAGATTGCTATAAGATCGATGTGTACGGTAAAACTACCGGAATGGTAGACTGGGTAGCCAAAGTAGACGATCACTGGGGTGCCTATGTAGATTCTGCCGCTTTAGTTCCACACATTTCCTACCGTAATATTAAAGAAGGGAACTATCGTAAAAATGAAGTAACTCGCTTCGATCACCGCTCCAATCAAATCGAAACCAAGGTGATGGACAAGAAAACTGGTGAATATAAGGAGCCCAATTATTTCTACGCTCCAGAAGATATCAGAGACATGCTCGCCGGCTTTCTTTACATGCGCACCATGGACTTTTCTAACATGAAGAAGAACGAGGTATTCACCGTAAAAGGATTCTTTGAGGATACCTTTTATGAGTTAGATGTAAGATATAAGGACACCGAGAAGATAAAAACCAAGGCTGGTAAATTCAAAGCTATAAAATTAGCTCCCATCATGCCTGATAATAAACTGTTTGACGGAGAGGATTCTATCCTGGTGTGGCTTTCTAATGATAAAAACAAGGTGCCTCTAAAAATTGAAGCTAAAATGTTCATTGGAAGTACAGATGTAGAACTATCTGGATATCACAACTTAAGAAATGAAATAAATAAAATAGATTAA
- a CDS encoding alpha/beta hydrolase yields MIKLCLSLIVCLQLVLNYHQVIGHPQESIHFKSADGVDITADLYIAHEKTAPLIILFHQAGWSRGEYLEVAPRFNEMGFNCIAVDLRSGGSINDVQNATNQNALKELKATQYADAYKDMVAAIDYAKTNYGRGKIIALGSSYSSALALKLAGDMPEKVDAVIAFSPAEYFTAQGKPRDYITSSAVKIMQPVFITSAKSEKNNWWGIYVAIPSEKKQFFMPETTGNHGAKALWSKYKDSKDYWSAVKTFLDTI; encoded by the coding sequence ATGATAAAACTCTGTCTATCCTTGATAGTTTGTTTACAGTTGGTACTTAACTACCATCAAGTGATTGGACATCCTCAAGAATCTATACATTTTAAATCTGCAGATGGTGTAGATATCACTGCAGATTTATATATCGCTCACGAAAAAACAGCTCCGCTGATCATTCTATTTCACCAGGCTGGATGGAGTAGGGGTGAGTATTTGGAAGTGGCGCCACGTTTTAATGAAATGGGGTTCAATTGCATAGCTGTTGATCTAAGATCTGGAGGGTCTATCAACGATGTTCAAAATGCTACTAATCAAAACGCTTTAAAAGAACTTAAAGCAACTCAATATGCAGACGCCTATAAAGACATGGTGGCTGCTATAGATTATGCTAAAACTAATTACGGCCGTGGAAAAATAATAGCCTTAGGTAGTTCTTATTCATCTGCATTAGCACTAAAATTAGCGGGAGATATGCCAGAGAAAGTAGACGCTGTAATAGCTTTTTCACCTGCGGAATATTTTACGGCACAAGGCAAGCCCAGAGATTACATTACCTCTAGCGCTGTGAAAATAATGCAACCGGTATTCATTACATCTGCCAAAAGTGAAAAGAACAACTGGTGGGGGATTTATGTGGCCATTCCATCTGAGAAAAAGCAGTTTTTTATGCCAGAAACAACAGGAAATCACGGGGCTAAAGCCCTTTGGAGTAAATATAAAGACTCTAAAGACTACTGGTCGGCCGTTAAAACATTTTTAGATACTATTTGA
- a CDS encoding tetratricopeptide repeat protein, giving the protein MRNILVVGFLIALTIFSSCKDERSDLGDKYFKSGEYDKAVKAYTDYLHLEPTHIKSLYNRGRAYEELGQHDKAIADFNKVIKEDPLNASAYLSLASDFYYRLHDYENTIFYAEKALKYNEDNATAHTIKGKAFQKLGKLEEAMSAYNDAISVDKEFADAYLSRGLLRIHLKQTSRACTDFKLAKSLGSSSADQVVSKYCK; this is encoded by the coding sequence ATGCGCAATATTTTAGTAGTAGGATTTTTAATAGCTCTTACCATCTTTTCGAGCTGCAAAGACGAACGTTCCGATTTAGGAGACAAGTATTTTAAAAGTGGAGAGTACGATAAAGCTGTAAAGGCTTACACTGATTATCTTCACCTGGAGCCAACTCATATTAAATCTCTTTATAATAGAGGCAGGGCTTATGAAGAATTAGGTCAGCATGACAAAGCAATTGCAGATTTTAATAAAGTAATCAAAGAAGATCCATTGAATGCAAGTGCTTATTTGAGCCTGGCCAGTGATTTCTATTACAGATTACATGATTATGAGAATACAATCTTCTATGCTGAAAAAGCATTAAAGTACAATGAAGACAATGCTACAGCCCATACTATTAAAGGTAAGGCATTCCAAAAATTAGGAAAGTTAGAGGAAGCTATGTCTGCTTATAATGACGCCATAAGTGTAGATAAGGAGTTTGCAGATGCTTATCTATCAAGAGGTTTGTTGAGAATTCATTTAAAGCAAACGAGCAGAGCTTGTACAGATTTCAAATTGGCTAAATCTTTAGGCTCATCAAGTGCTGATCAGGTAGTTAGCAAATACTGTAAATAG